The DNA sequence CACCCCCAATCAGGAAAAAAACTGCCTGCTGTGTCAGCAATACCGCATTGTTTCCTTCTTTTCGCTGGATGAACTGGCCGCGAACTGCGATGTCGCCTTCGTGCACAGCACCACCGCTGCCCACTATGAGATTGCCGAACATCTGCTGCGCAAAGGCCTGCACGTTTATATCGACAAACCGTTAGCCGAGACGCTGGATCAGGCCGAAGCGCTGGTGGCACTGGCGGAAAAACAGCAACGCACGCTGATGGTTGGTTTTAACCGCCGTTTTGCCCCGTTTTACCAGACCGTCAAAGCACAGATGCCTTGTGCGGCGGCCGTCCGTTTTGAAAAACACCGCATTCACGGCATCAGTAACCCGCTGCGTTTCACCATGTATGATGATTATCTGCATCTGCTCGATACCGTGCTGTGGCTGTGTGATGGCGAGCTGTCGCTGCAGACCGCACAAATCAACAAAACCACGCTGGATGAACTGATCTTCGCCGGGCATGTTTTCCGCCACGACAATAAACTGATCACCACCGCGATGCACCGTGACGCCGGGACACAGGCGGAAACGCTGGAAGTGATCACCCACGGTGCGGTGATGCGCGTGCGCGATCTGAACCGGATGGAAGAAGAAAGGGATGGCAAGATTTGCGTCACCACCGCCGGCAGCTGGCAAACCATTCTGGAACTGCGTGGTTTTGTGCCGATGGTGGAACATTATCTGGACTGCGTCGCCAATCAGACCACGCCGCTGGTAACCGGTGAACAGGCGCTGATCGCTCAGCGCTGGATGGAAAAACTACTGGCGGAATAAGCCGGGAATGAGCGCTCAGCGCTCATTTAACTGCTGATCTTTGCGCTGCCAGACACCGGTCAGCCACTGCTGGAAACCGCGTTTGAACGGCTTGTCCTTCAGGTAATCACCACGCTGCACTGCGGTCACCGGGATCTCTTCAATCCATACCTGAACCCGGGTCAGACGGCCGGTCAGCATGTCATAAAATGGTCGTTCCTGATTATCCGGATAGGCCAGTGTCACGTTGACGATCTTCTCAAACTGTTCGCCCAGCGCATTGATGGCCATCGCC is a window from the Tolumonas auensis DSM 9187 genome containing:
- a CDS encoding Gfo/Idh/MocA family protein, with the protein product MRKLRVGIVGLGGIAQKVYLPILSQAKHWELMGAYTPNQEKNCLLCQQYRIVSFFSLDELAANCDVAFVHSTTAAHYEIAEHLLRKGLHVYIDKPLAETLDQAEALVALAEKQQRTLMVGFNRRFAPFYQTVKAQMPCAAAVRFEKHRIHGISNPLRFTMYDDYLHLLDTVLWLCDGELSLQTAQINKTTLDELIFAGHVFRHDNKLITTAMHRDAGTQAETLEVITHGAVMRVRDLNRMEEERDGKICVTTAGSWQTILELRGFVPMVEHYLDCVANQTTPLVTGEQALIAQRWMEKLLAE